Proteins from a single region of Rhinolophus sinicus isolate RSC01 linkage group LG13, ASM3656204v1, whole genome shotgun sequence:
- the ZHX3 gene encoding zinc fingers and homeoboxes protein 3 yields the protein MASKRKSTTPCMIPVKTVVLQDPGGAEAPATEPSPEGPQQDLPADAPAPSGEAAQNPGSTDGTALANGHRATLDGYLYSCKYCDFRSHDMTRFVGHMNSEHTDFNKDPSFVCTECSFPAKTPEGLSLHNAKCHSGEASFVWNVAKPDNHVVVEQNVPESTGTPDLLCEPSAEGTDGQAEIIITKTPIMKIMKGKAEAKKIHMLKENVPGQPVGEAVPTPSAGEAEVKEGGHPFVNGAVPLSQASAASAKAPHAANGPLIGTVPVLPAGIAQFLPLQQPPHVRAQHHAHAPPPSAKSLPKVMIPLSSIPTYNAAMDSNSFLKNSFHKFPYPTKAELCYLTVVTKYPEEQLKIWFTAQRLKQGISWSPEEIEDARKKMFNTVIQSVPQPTITVLNTPLVANAGNVQHLIQAALPGHVVGQPEGTAGGLLVTQPLMANGLQAPNSSLPLAVTSVPKQPAVAPINTVCSNTTSAVKVVNAAQSLLTACPSITSQAFLDASIYKNKKSHEQLSALKGSFCRNQFPGQSEVEHLTKVTGLSTREVRKWFSDRRYHCRNLKGSRAMMPGDPGSVLIDSVPDAPFSPAPKAPEVTCVPPAATLAAHPSAKRQSWHQIPDFTPTKYRERAPEQLRALESSFAQNPLPLDEELDRLRTETKMTRREIDSWFSERRKKVNAEETRKADGISSLEEGEAVEDEGGADDSLGDLRVPGENGSPEVPSSYMLAERKVSPIKINLKNLRVTEANGKNELPGLGPCEPEDDGPSKLAEQPPGKVSCKKTAQQRHLLRQLFVQTQWPSAQDYDSIVAQTGLPRPEVVRWFGDSRYALKNGQLRWYEDYKRGNFPPGLLVIAPGSRELLQDYCVTHKTLCEEDLQSLCDKTQMSSQQVKQWFAEKAGEEIRAVADTGGEDQGPGDPAAVHKGLGDTYSEVSENSESWEPSAPEASSEPCDTPSPQAGRQLETD from the exons ATGGCCAGCAAGAGGAAGTCCACTACCCCGTGCATGATCCCGGTGAAGACGGTGGTGCTGCAGGACCCTGGGGGTGCGGAGGCCCCGGCCACCGAGCCTTCGCCTGAAGGACCCCAGCAGGATCTGCCCGCAGATGCGCCTGCCCCGAGCGGCGAGGCCGCCCAGAACCCTGGCAGCACCGACGGCACCGCGCTGGCCAACGGGCACCGGGCCACTCTGGATGGCTATTTGTATTCCTGTAAATACTGCGATTTCAGGTCCCACGACATGACCCGGTTTGTGGGACACATGAACTCCGAGCACACAGACTTTAATAAAGACCCGTCTTTTGTCTGCACTGAGTGCAGTTTTCCGGCAAAAACTCCGGAGGGGCTTTCTCTGCACAATGCCAAGTGTCACTCGGGGGAAGCCAGCTTTGTGTGGAATGTGGCCAAGCCAGACAATCATGTCGTCGTGGAGCAGAACGTCCCCGAGAGCACCGGCACTCCTGACCTACTGTGCGAGCCCAGCGCTGAAGGGACCGACGGGCAGGCCGAAATCATCATCACCAAAACTCCAATCATGAAGATAATGAAAGGCAAAGCTGAAGCCAAAAAAATTCATATGCTCAAGGAAAACGTCCCCGGTCAGCCCGTCGGTGAGGCCGTACCAACCCCATCAGCAGGGGAGGCGGAGGTGAAAGAGGGCGGCCACCCCTTTGTCAACGGGGCGGTCCCGCTCAGCCAGGCATCTGCCGCCTCCGCCAAGGCCCCGCATGCGGCCAACGGGCCGCTGATCGGGACGGTGCCGGTGCTGCCGGCGGGGATAGCGCAGTTCCTGCCCCTGCAGCAGCCGCCGCACGTGCGCGCCCAGCACCACGCCCACGCGCCGCCGCCCAGCGCCAAGTCCCTCCCGAAAGTGATGATCCCGCTGAGCAGCATTCCCACCTACAATGCCGCCATGGACTCCAACAGCTTTCTGAAGAACTCTTTCCACAAGTTCCCCTACCCAACCAAAGCCGAGCTCTGCTATTTGACGGTGGTCACCAAGTATCCGGAAGAGCAGCTCAAGATCTGGTTCACAGCCCAGAGGCTGAAACAGGGGATCAGCTGGTCCCCGGAGGAGATCGAGGACGCCCGGAAGAAGATGTTCAATACAGTCATTCAGTCTGTACCTCAGCCCACAATCACCGTGCTGAATACTCCGCTGGTTGCCAACGCTGGCAATGTCCAGCATCTCATCCAGGCCGCTCTCCCAGGGCATGTTGTGGGGCAGCCAGAGGGCACAGCGGGGGGACTGCTGGTCACTCAGCCGCTGATGGCCAACGGGCTGCAGGCACCAAACTCATCCCTCCCCCTAGCGGTGACGTCGGTCCCCAAGCAGCCGGCGGTGGCGCCCATTAACACCGTGTGTTCAAACACGACGTCCGCGGTGAAGGTGGTGAACGCGGCGCAGTCGCTGCTCACCGCGTGCCCCAGCATCACCTCCCAAGCCTTCCTGGACGCCAGCATCTACAAAAATAAGAAGTCTCACGAGCAACTGTCCGCTCTGAAAGGAAGCTTCTGTCGGAACCAGTTCCCGGGACAGAGCGAAGTGGAGCATCTGACCAAAGTGACGGGCCTCAGTACCAGGGAGGTGCGGAAGTGGTTCAGCGACCGGAGGTACCACTGCCGGAACCTGAAGGGCTCCCGCGCCATGATGCCCGGAGACCCCGGCTCCGTCCTCATCGACTCCGTGCCGGACGCGCCCTTCTCCCCAGCACCCAAGGCCCCTGAGGTGACCTGCGTCCCGCCGGCAGCCACTCTGGCCGCCCACCCTTCTGCCAAACGACAGTCCTGGCACCAGATCCCTGACTTCACACCAACCAAATACAGGGAGCGGGCCCCGGAGCAGCTCCGAGCCCTGGAGAGCAGTTTTGCACAAAACCCCCTTCCCCTTGACGAGGAACTGGACCGCCTGAGGACTGAAACCAAAATGACCCGAAGAGAGATTGACAGCTGGTTttctgagagaaggaaaaaagtgaatGCAGAAGAGACCAGGAAGGCTGATGGGATTAGCTCtctggaggagggggaggctgTGGAGGACGAGGGTGGGGCAGATGATTCGTTGGGTGACCTGAGGGTCCCTGGGGAGAATGGCTCCCCGGAAGTGCCCAGCAGCTACATGTTGGCCGAGCGCAAAGTCAGCCCCATCAAAATCAACCTCAAGAACCTGCGGGTCACTGAAGCCAACGGCAAAAATGAGCTGCCGGGGCTGGGCCCCTGTGAACCCGAAGACGACGGGCCAAGCAAGCTGGCCGAGCAGCCCCCTGGCAAGGTGAGCTGCAAGAAGACAGCACAGCAGCGGCACCTACTTCGCCAGCTCTTTGTGCAGACGCAGTGGCCCAGCGCCCAGGACTACGATTCCATCGTGGCCCAGACGGGTCTGCCACGGCCGGAGGTGGTGCGCTGGTTCGGAGACAGCAGGTACGCCCTGAAGAACGGCCAGCTCAGGTGGTACGAAGACTACAAGCGGGGCAACTTCCCACCAGGGCTGCTGGTTATCGCCCCTGGCAGCCGGGAGCTGCTGCAGGACTATTGCGTGACACACAAAACGCTGTGCGAGGAGGACCTGCAGAGCCTCTGCGACAAGACCCAGATGAGCTCCCAGCAGGTCAAGCAGTGGTTTGCGGAGAAAGCGGGCGAGGAGATCCGGGCTGTGGCAGACACAGGCGGCGAGGACCAGGGCCCTGGAGACCCTGCAGCAGTTCACAAAGGGCTGGGTGACACCTATTCGGAGGTGTCGGAAAACAGTGAGTCCTGGGAGCCCAGTGCCCCTGAGGCCAGCTCAGAGCCCTGTGACACACCGAGTCCCCAAGCTGGACGTCAGCTAG AAACAGACTGA